GGCGACAAACGATGTTGCTTTCTGGTGACAATACCATAGGCATCCATACGCAATCCAAGATCAAATGGCAGCACGGATAGCAGCTCGGCATCGAGATAGGTACGAATCAGGTCTTCCGGCAAAGCAGCCACCATATCAGTGGCCATCAATAAGCTGGCAATCACCGGTAGCGACAAGGTTTCTACCGTTTCTACCGGTTGATCAAGGCCGTGTGACAAGAAAAGAGAGGTGAGGCGATCACGCAAAATACTGCCATTTGGTGGCAGTATCCAGGCCTCTTTCGCAAGATCATTCAGAGTCAGTTTTTTTCGCTGTGCAAGGGCATGCTTGCCGCGTGCAATCAGACTGTGAGGCTCGTCGGTCAAGGGCTCAAAATTCAGTTCTGCGGCAGATTCAGAATCGAGAATGCGGCCTATGACCATGTCCAGTTCTCCGGCACGCAAACGCTGTATCAGTATCTTGCTGGTATCAACCTGTATGGCAACATGCAAGCGCTTATGGCGGGATTTGAGCAGGCTTACTGCTTGCGGGATGAGATTCATCGATGGTGTCATGACTGAACCTATCGAGACAAAACCGCTTAAACCGGACAACAACTCCATGACTTCCTGATGGGCTGCATTCATTTCTGCCAGCGCTGCACCTGCTCTGCGTATCATGATCTCGCCATACCAGGTAGGTGATATGCCGCGTGGCAGGCGTTCAAACAACTGCACACCGAGGGCATACTCAAGTTCTGTCAGCAATTTGGAGGCTGCTGGCTGAGTCAGATGCGCAGCCTCAGCCGCATGAAAAATCGAACCATGGCGTCCCAACTCAACCAATAACACCAGATGGCGTGTTTTCAGGTGTGTGCGTACAAAGCGATCGGGCTTGCTATTGCTCATGCCGTCAGTAGTAAAGACAAAGATCAA
This is a stretch of genomic DNA from Undibacterium sp. KW1. It encodes these proteins:
- a CDS encoding LysR substrate-binding domain-containing protein, translating into MSNSKPDRFVRTHLKTRHLVLLVELGRHGSIFHAAEAAHLTQPAASKLLTELEYALGVQLFERLPRGISPTWYGEIMIRRAGAALAEMNAAHQEVMELLSGLSGFVSIGSVMTPSMNLIPQAVSLLKSRHKRLHVAIQVDTSKILIQRLRAGELDMVIGRILDSESAAELNFEPLTDEPHSLIARGKHALAQRKKLTLNDLAKEAWILPPNGSILRDRLTSLFLSHGLDQPVETVETLSLPVIASLLMATDMVAALPEDLIRTYLDAELLSVLPFDLGLRMDAYGIVTRKQHRLSPGAQAMLDILRELAVQDTDK